One genomic segment of Falco peregrinus isolate bFalPer1 chromosome 7, bFalPer1.pri, whole genome shotgun sequence includes these proteins:
- the CCR6 gene encoding C-C chemokine receptor type 6 gives MSFTEPRTTDYQYYSDYASLITQPCSKLEVRNFTKAFLPVAYSLICIIGLVGNIFVVMTFALYERTKSMTDVYLLNMAIADILFVLTLPLWAVNYAADKWIFGDFICKMTRGIYAINFSCGMLLLAFISVDRYIAIVQATKSFKLRARTLAYSKLICLVVWASSILISSSSFLYSESYSFSVNETKQICDQRFDRMSESTMLKSLLLCLQVGFGFFIPFIFMIFCYTFIVRSLQQAQNSKKTKAIRVIILIVAVFLVCQVPYNIVLLLTAVNMGKIDKSCDSDKIMAYAKYTTEAIAFLHCCMNPVLYAFIGVKFRSYFMKIMKDLWCMRDKIYHKRCSKTNSDICHSRQTSEILTDNGSSFTM, from the exons ATGAGTTTT ACAGAGCCTCGTACCACAGATTATCAATATTATTCAGACTATGCTTCTTTAATCACACAGCCTTGTTCTAAGTTGGAAGTCCGGAActtcacaaaagcatttttgccAGTTGCATATTCATTAATTTGTATCATCGGCCTAGTTGGTAACATCTTTGTAGTGATGACCTTTGCTTTATATGAAAGAACCAAGTCCATGACGGATGTGTACCTCTTGAACATGGCCATAGCAGACATACTGTTTGTTCTCACTCTCCCACTGTGGGCAGTGAATTATGCTGCTGACAAATGGATTTTTGGTGatttcatttgcaaaatgaCAAGAGGTATCTATGCAATCAACTTCAGCTGTGGCATGCTGCTTTTGGCCTTTATCAGCGTGGACCGGTACATCGCTATCGTACAAGCAACAAAATCATTTAAACTCAGGGCAAGAACACTCGCATATAGTAAACTCATTTGTTTGGTTGTGTGGGCATCATCAATTTTAATCTCTAGTTCTTCTTTTCTATACAGTGAAAGTTACAGCTTCTCCGTCAATGAAACCAAACAGATTTGTGATCAAAGGTTTGACAGAATGTCTGAAAGCACGATGCTGaaatcactgctgctgtgtctACAAGTTGGATTTGGATTTTTTATACCTTTCATATTCATGATTTTTTGCTATACATTCATTGTCAGATCCTTACAACAAGCTCAGaattcaaaaaaaaccaaagcaatcCGTGTGATCATTTTAATTGTAGCTGTTTTCCTAGTTTGCCAGGTACCTTATAACATTGTTCTTCTTTTGACAGCTGTAAATATGGGCAAGATAGACAAATCTTGTGACAGTGACAAGATAATGGCCTATGCAAAATACACCACTGAAGCCATAGCATTTTTACACTGTTGCATGAACCCTGTGCTCTATGCGTTTATTGGAGTGAAGTTCAGAAGTTATTTCATGAAGATAATGAAGGACCTATGGTGCATGAGAGACAAAATATACCATAAACGTTGTTCAAAGACAAACTCTGATATTTGTCATTCAAGACAGACTAGTGAAATTCTGACTGACAATGGATCTTCATTTACTATGTAA